In a single window of the Christensenella timonensis genome:
- a CDS encoding sodium ion-translocating decarboxylase subunit beta, which yields MTIQQAVMIAVSFVLMYLAIARKYEPLLLLPLAFGMFIANLPISGLSVYDEGGLLYYLYQGISLGIYPPLIFLCIGAMTDFSPLIASPKSALVGLGGQLGILVALGGALLVGGGLENIVPGFDGFSLQEAAAIGIIGSSDGPTSIYVAERLAPELLPTIAIAAYSYMALVPLIQPPIMRALTTQKERVIEMPVPHKVSKRKKILFPIIITLITLLLVPTAGPLVAMLMLGNLIRESGVTDRLAHALQNDMLSILTMLIGISIGATATAERMLNFETILIILLGLVAFAFGTVGGMLIAKLLNNITGGKVNPLIGNSGVSAMPMAARVSQKMAQEYNPNNHLLMHAMGPIVSSTIGSAILAGILIALCG from the coding sequence ATGACGATACAGCAGGCCGTTATGATTGCTGTTTCGTTCGTATTGATGTACCTTGCCATTGCCAGGAAATATGAGCCTTTACTGCTGTTACCACTGGCTTTTGGCATGTTTATCGCGAACCTCCCGATCTCCGGCCTGTCCGTATACGATGAAGGGGGCTTGCTGTATTACCTGTACCAGGGCATCAGCCTCGGGATCTATCCACCGCTCATTTTCCTCTGTATTGGGGCAATGACGGACTTTAGCCCGCTGATCGCTTCGCCCAAAAGCGCGCTGGTCGGCCTCGGCGGGCAGCTGGGGATTTTGGTAGCGCTGGGCGGGGCGCTGCTGGTCGGCGGGGGACTGGAAAACATAGTGCCTGGCTTTGACGGGTTTTCGCTGCAGGAGGCGGCTGCCATTGGTATCATTGGAAGCTCGGACGGCCCGACGTCCATTTATGTAGCCGAACGGCTGGCGCCGGAGCTGCTGCCGACGATCGCGATCGCAGCATATTCCTATATGGCGCTCGTACCGCTGATCCAGCCGCCCATCATGCGCGCGCTCACCACGCAAAAAGAGCGCGTGATCGAGATGCCTGTGCCGCATAAGGTATCAAAGCGCAAAAAAATATTGTTCCCGATCATCATCACCTTGATCACCTTGCTGCTGGTGCCGACAGCGGGGCCGCTCGTGGCCATGCTGATGCTGGGAAACCTGATCCGGGAAAGCGGCGTGACAGACCGCCTTGCCCACGCGCTGCAAAACGATATGCTCAGCATACTGACCATGCTGATCGGTATTTCCATCGGGGCTACGGCTACGGCGGAGAGGATGCTGAATTTTGAGACGATCCTGATCATCCTGCTGGGGCTCGTGGCCTTTGCATTCGGCACGGTGGGCGGCATGCTGATCGCTAAACTGTTGAATAATATAACGGGAGGCAAGGTGAATCCATTGATCGGCAATTCAGGCGTATCCGCTATGCCGATGGCGGCGCGCGTTTCCCAGAAAATGGCGCAGGAATACAACCCCAACAACCATCTGCTGATGCATGCGATGGGCCCGATTGTTTCCAGCACGATCGGTTCGGCCATACTGGCGGGCATCCTGATTGCGCTGTGCGGGTGA